The sequence TAATAAATCTAGCATTTGCAGCATATCTTGGTAGAGAAAGTAGAGAGGAGGGAAATTTCTGAGAACAGTTTTGCGTATTTTGATCATTCTTGTCATTATCTTATTTATTGGTATTTATCAAGGTCAAAAACAAGAAAATGAACCTCTAAAAGGACCAGAAACCCAAACTCTTAAAGAAGACAACGAAAACCAATTAAACCAATCAATCGAAACACCTGGTGAACGTCCTACATCCGGTTTATCAACGTGGATTGGTAAAGATACGAAAAAGGTAACAGTAGCATTTGGAGAGCCGGAACGGGTTGAACCAAGCTCCTATGGTTATGAATGGTGGATCTACCCGATTTCGGATAAACAGTACATACAAATGGGCGTTAATAATCATAAAGTCGTTACGTTGTTTGCCATTGGGAATCAAGTGGATGTGGCCCCTTATAAATTGGGGCAAAGTTTAGAAGACATTTACCGTTTTACCATTGTTGATTCCGAAATCGTGGTAAATGATGATTCAGGGGCTTATCAATTTGAATTGAATGAAGAAGATCTGAATACAAGGTTACTCATATCTCTTGGAGATATTTATGCCCAGCTTTATTTAGACAAATTCACCGGTAAGCTTACGAGTATCCGCTTTCTGGATAGCCAGACATTGATTGAGATGCATCCATATGAAATGATGTATCGAGGGGAACTGGCAGAAGAACAGGAGCCGAGTGAAGATGAATGGGATAAAGTGAATGGTGCCAGTGAAAAGCAGATCTTTGATATTACAAATGTGCTCAGACATCAATTTGAGGAAGATATCCTAAAATGGGATGAAGAAACGGCAAAGGTAGCAAGAGGGCATAGTAAAGAAATGTATGAAAAGGAATATTTCTCCCATGATTCACCTACATCTGGAAACCTTTCCGAGCGTCTAGAAAGTGAAAATGTTATGTTCAATACAGCAGGGGAAAACATTGCTTCTCAGTACGCCGATGCTCCTGAAGCCGTTCATGGCTGGCTGAATTCTGAAGGGCATCGAAAGATTTTATTGGAACAAAAATTCACCCATCTTGGTGTAGGAGTATACAAAAGGTACTACACTCAAAACTTTATAGAAAAAGTCGAAAACGAATAATAAAAAGGTTGATTCTCCAATGCCGAATGGGGAATCAACCTTTTCTTTTGTCTTATAAGGCTCGTTTACTGCTTCTTTTTGAATATAAAAAAGGAACCTGTAGAATGAGCAACAATCTTACCGTCCGAACTTACAACTTTCCCATCCACAACAATTGTCTTACTGCCTTGATGAACCACTGTTGCATGAGCAGTTAATCGTTCTCCTACACCCGGGGCCAAGTAGTGAACGTTTAAATTTGTCGTTACGGCCCCATAATCCTCTGGAAGCATCATATTGGCTAATGTCCCCATAGCTGAGTCTACCAAAGTAGCCGTTACTCCTCCATGAACGATCTCCAGTGAATTATATGTAACTGGGGTGATCGGAATACTTATTTCGAAATTCCCATCTTTCACTTCACGGTCCATAGCAAATATTCCGCCAATGATTGACCCATTTTCCTTTTCTTTCTTCCTTTTAACCCCTTCTAAAAGCTGCTTCATGATAAGCAGTTCCTCATCCGTTGCAGCTGAAAGACATTCATCAAATAACTGTTGTACCCGTTCTTTCATCATCATACATCCTTTTCTTTATTCACAGCCGCCTGTCCTTGGAAACTGTTTGTTGAAAATCATCACTATATACTTGTAAATATTACTACAAAAAGGAATGTATCACCATTCTTTTCGATCCTTCATAAAGTATAGTAGGTAGATGCCTGTAATGGAGGTGTTCATAAAATGGGTAAATCATTACACCCTAAGGTAAAAGAGTTTAAAGGATTTGTGAGAAAGCATCCGAAAATTGTGAAAGATGTGCGGAATGGTGATGCCAATTGGCAGGATCTCTTTGAAGACTGGTACTTACTGGGGGAAGATGATACAAGGTGGGATAAGTATAAAGACGAAGCTGCGAAAGAATCAACCCCAACCAACCAGGGAAGTAAAAGCGGCTGGATGGATCAAGTTGGAGATATGGTGAAAAAAATGGACGCTAATCAATTGCAACAACATATTAACAACTTAAGTGAAGCCTTGGGAGCCGTGCAA is a genomic window of Rossellomorea sp. y25 containing:
- a CDS encoding PaaI family thioesterase — its product is MMMKERVQQLFDECLSAATDEELLIMKQLLEGVKRKKEKENGSIIGGIFAMDREVKDGNFEISIPITPVTYNSLEIVHGGVTATLVDSAMGTLANMMLPEDYGAVTTNLNVHYLAPGVGERLTAHATVVHQGSKTIVVDGKVVSSDGKIVAHSTGSFFIFKKKQ
- a CDS encoding CAP domain-containing protein — protein: MRILIILVIILFIGIYQGQKQENEPLKGPETQTLKEDNENQLNQSIETPGERPTSGLSTWIGKDTKKVTVAFGEPERVEPSSYGYEWWIYPISDKQYIQMGVNNHKVVTLFAIGNQVDVAPYKLGQSLEDIYRFTIVDSEIVVNDDSGAYQFELNEEDLNTRLLISLGDIYAQLYLDKFTGKLTSIRFLDSQTLIEMHPYEMMYRGELAEEQEPSEDEWDKVNGASEKQIFDITNVLRHQFEEDILKWDEETAKVARGHSKEMYEKEYFSHDSPTSGNLSERLESENVMFNTAGENIASQYADAPEAVHGWLNSEGHRKILLEQKFTHLGVGVYKRYYTQNFIEKVENE
- a CDS encoding YlbD family protein; this translates as MGKSLHPKVKEFKGFVRKHPKIVKDVRNGDANWQDLFEDWYLLGEDDTRWDKYKDEAAKESTPTNQGSKSGWMDQVGDMVKKMDANQLQQHINNLSEALGAVQGVLSQFQSNNNRGSGTATKTETPSKPSHPFSFRKD